GACACCTTGCAGATAAGTTCAACTTTCCTATAAATACTTTCACAAGAACATTTATAGTTGTATCTTTATTTGGTATTGGAACTGACTATAACCTTTTAATTATTTCAAGATTCAGAGAAGAGCTTGCAAATGGGAAAGATGTTGATAAAGCAATAATAACAACATTTAAAACAGCAGGGAAGACAGTGATATTTAGCTGTCTTGCAGTTTTTACAGGATTTGCAGCTTTTGCAGCAGCATCTTTTAACTTTTTCAGGGCAATGTCAGCTATTGCTGTAAGTGTACTTATACTTTTGCTTGTGCTTTTGACACTGGTTCCAGCAGTGCTCAAAATTTTTGGTAAAAATCTTCTCTGGCCATTTAATAAAGAAATACAGCACACACATAGCAGGATTTGGGAGGCTGCTGCAAGACTCTCAACTAAATATCCTTATGTGGTGTTGACAACAGTGATATTAATCTTAATACCTTTTCTCTTATCAGTAAGAAGTGACTTGTCCTTCAACACACTAAATGAGCTTTCTGAAAAGTACAAATCGGTAAAAGGATTTAACATAATTTCAAAGAACTTTAGCAGCGGAAAAACATTTCCTGTTACAATTTATTTAAAATCCAATAAGAACTTAACAACTTCAGATGCACTATCTGACATTGAAAAAATAACTGAAATATTGAGCAAACAAAAAGGTATAAAAGACGTATATTCAGTTACAAGACCTCAAGGAGAGATTATAAAACAATTTACTTTGTCAGACCAAGCAGATACTGTTATAAAAGGCATTGATAGTTTGAGAGATGGTCTTTTGAAAGTAAACAATGCAATTGAGACTATAAACAAAAATTTAAATGTGTCAACAAAAGAATTTGATGTTCAAAAACTTGTAAGTGGCATTTCACAGCTTGAGAATGGCGTATATGAATTGAAAGTTTCTTTAGAAAAACTAAATGGTGGATTTGAACAGGGTTTAAATGGTTCTAAGAAGATATATGATGGTCTTAATAAGCTTTCAAGTGGAAGCAGCAAGCTGTCTGAAGGTTTTAAAGAATTTTACTCTGAATATACAAAGTCAATAAACAAAGTAAAAGGTGAATTACAGGGATTTGATGTAAATCAAATTGAACTTTTATTGACAGGTATTAATACTGCTAATAACAATTTAAAAGCACTTTCAAATAAGTATCCGGAAATCTCAAAGGATATAAATTATATTATGGCATCTGAAATCTTATCGAAAATTGAAACTGAAACAAACAAGCTTGCTCCAAAGTTAAAAGAGTTTTCATCTGAATATGAGAAAATTTCAACCCAGATAAATGAAGCTGAAAAGGCTCTAAAGCTTATTTCAACATCCATTGATAGCATAGCCTCAGCTTCAAAACAGCTTGCAGATGCTCAAGGTAAAGTTCTAAGTGGCTACAATCAAATTGACAAAGGTCAAAAGCAAATAATCTCCGGTGTAAATCTTATGTATTCAAAGCTTCAAGAATTTGACAATCAAAAAGAACAGATTCTAAAAAAAGTAAATGAACTTCAGACAGGGTTTACAAGCTTAAAATCAGCGCTTTTGCAGATTTCTGATGCACTTAACAAGATGGCAAATTCTATTGATGGTATGAAGAGTTATTTTGAAGGCTACAGAAAAACAAACATTTTTTATGTTCCACCAGAGGCTATAAAAAGCAGTAGCTTCAAAAAGGCTATAGATTCATATATGAGCAAAGATAAAACAATAACAAAGATAATTTTAATTCTTGACACAAATCCATATACAAACAAGGCAATCGATGTTGTTGCTAATGTGGAAAAGGTTTTAAATAACTCTTTAGAATTTGTAGATACCAAGTTTGTATCAGTAGGAGTTGGAGGGATATCATCTTCAAACCACGATTTGAGAAGCATATATTTTAAAGATTTTAAGACTTTAAGGTTAATAATGATAATAAGTATTTTCATTTTGATGTTTCTTATTTCAAGGTCAATTTTCAATGCAGCAATAATGGTCATAATCGTTTTTGCTGACTATTATCTTGCACTATCTATCACAGAGATGATTTTCAAAGGCATTTTCAAATACGAAGCACTCAACTGGGCGGTGCCATTTTTCACCTTTGTTGTGTTCTTAGCTCTTGGAATAGACTACAGTGTGTTTTTGCTCATAAGGTTTTATGAATATAAAGACTTGGAGATAAACGAGGCACTCAGGCTAACCTCAGCAAACATTGGGCATGTTGTGACATCTGCAGTGATAATTTTAGCAGGCACATTTGCGGCAATGCTGCCATCTGGGATACTGACGCTTATGCAGGTTTCCATCTGCGTTGTGATAGGCCTTATTCTGCTTGCGTTTTTCCTTCTGCCGTTTTTGTACAATACTTTGATGAGGGTAAAAATGGATATAGTCTAAAAGGAACTTCGAAAAAATTAAAAAGCTGCCTCCGAGGGGTGGAGGCAGCTTTTTATTTGCGAAAAAACGTGAGAAAATTTAAGAAATTTAGAGATATTTGAAGAAAGAGAGAGCTGATAAATAAAAATTGCTAAAAAATTGATTAAAAAAAGTAAAAAACGCGTTTGACAAAATAAAATTACCAATGTAAAATTTAGGCAAAGATAGTAAGGAGGATATTAATAGATATAACAATTTATACATTGTCTTATCAAAATAATATAGTTTATATACCAACAGGTTGATTTGCTATTTGGTATTAAACCTGTATATGATTAAAATTATTTCTTAAGAGGTTATAGCTTACAATGGCATCAACCTCTCATGGGTGCTCATGAAGGGATGTAAAATAAAATAGGTAGGAGGAATGGGAATATGAAAAACCACAAAAAGATTTTAGCATTTTTAATTACACTTACTTTAATGATAGTAAGCATTTTCTATTTTTCAACTCATAAAACTGCTGCAATTTCAGCTTCTGCTATTCAAAAAACTAACTTTCTAAACTTCAAAACTATAGTAAATATTCCTGTTTCGAAAGATGGTATCGAATATACTGGAATGGTTGGATATGGTTCTCATGAAGGCCCTAATGCTTTTGATGTAAAAGGTGATAAGGTTTACGTTCTGGATAATGTTCATCACAGAGTACTTA
The DNA window shown above is from Caldicellulosiruptor owensensis OL and carries:
- a CDS encoding MMPL family transporter; translated protein: MGIILKRPWLSTIIWAILTVIFVVTMPDINKIVRLKGEPKIGQTYPSQVAAVLEKEFQGAPKDKKLSTIAMVFYNKSGLTKDDIIAAKKIIDELDKNKEKYNIQSISTHFKNPELKNYYVSSNNKVILASIQADKTKREIIEIRDDMYRLINSTQKPKSLEIYLTGGDLITQDFVKASEDGVKKTDVITIVFIIVVLILVFRSPVTPIVSLLTVGVSFLISLSIVGHLADKFNFPINTFTRTFIVVSLFGIGTDYNLLIISRFREELANGKDVDKAIITTFKTAGKTVIFSCLAVFTGFAAFAAASFNFFRAMSAIAVSVLILLLVLLTLVPAVLKIFGKNLLWPFNKEIQHTHSRIWEAAARLSTKYPYVVLTTVILILIPFLLSVRSDLSFNTLNELSEKYKSVKGFNIISKNFSSGKTFPVTIYLKSNKNLTTSDALSDIEKITEILSKQKGIKDVYSVTRPQGEIIKQFTLSDQADTVIKGIDSLRDGLLKVNNAIETINKNLNVSTKEFDVQKLVSGISQLENGVYELKVSLEKLNGGFEQGLNGSKKIYDGLNKLSSGSSKLSEGFKEFYSEYTKSINKVKGELQGFDVNQIELLLTGINTANNNLKALSNKYPEISKDINYIMASEILSKIETETNKLAPKLKEFSSEYEKISTQINEAEKALKLISTSIDSIASASKQLADAQGKVLSGYNQIDKGQKQIISGVNLMYSKLQEFDNQKEQILKKVNELQTGFTSLKSALLQISDALNKMANSIDGMKSYFEGYRKTNIFYVPPEAIKSSSFKKAIDSYMSKDKTITKIILILDTNPYTNKAIDVVANVEKVLNNSLEFVDTKFVSVGVGGISSSNHDLRSIYFKDFKTLRLIMIISIFILMFLISRSIFNAAIMVIIVFADYYLALSITEMIFKGIFKYEALNWAVPFFTFVVFLALGIDYSVFLLIRFYEYKDLEINEALRLTSANIGHVVTSAVIILAGTFAAMLPSGILTLMQVSICVVIGLILLAFFLLPFLYNTLMRVKMDIV